In the genome of Caldisphaera lagunensis DSM 15908, the window TATTTTAGGTGAACTGCCCTTAAATTTTTCCTATTTATTATTTCCTATGGATCAGGTGGAAAAATGTCAGAAATTGATGATATATTCAATGCAGCATATAAGCCAAGAGTATTTAAAAGGAGAGAAGTATTATTACCTGATTATGTACCAGAATTTCTTCCTCATAGAGATGATGAAACAAAAAGGGTAGCCCTAACATTATCACCTGCTTTAAGGATGGAAAGACCTAGTAATATCTTTATTTATGGTTTAACAGGCACAGGAAAAACAGCTGTGACCAAATTTGTATTAAGAAAACTAGAAGAAAATGCTAAACAAAAGGGTATCAAAGTTGGTTATATTTATGCTAATGTTAGGCATAGAGAAACCCCTTATAGAATATTAGCAGATATAGCAGATTATTTTAATATGAGAATACCTTTTACTGGTTTATCTACAGGTGAAGTTTTTAATAGGATTGTAAAGAAATTAACAAATCTTGAAGGAGTTTATATAATAGTCTTAGATGAAATCGATTTTCTAGTTAAAAAATATGGGGATGATTTATTATACAATTTAACTAGAATTAATGAACAATTAAGCAAGTCAAGAGTTTCCATAATAGGGATAACTAATAGCGTTAAAATGATAGAATCTTTAGATCCTAGAGTTAAAAGCAGCCTAAGTGAAGAAGAAATAGTTTTTTCTCCATATGATGCTAAACAATTGCAAGATATATTAAATCAAAGAGCTGAAGAGGCTTTTAATGAAAGAGCTTTAGATGAGGAAGTTATTCCATTATGTGCAGCATTAGCTGCTAGAGAACATGGTGATGC includes:
- a CDS encoding Cdc6/Cdc18 family protein — encoded protein: MSEIDDIFNAAYKPRVFKRREVLLPDYVPEFLPHRDDETKRVALTLSPALRMERPSNIFIYGLTGTGKTAVTKFVLRKLEENAKQKGIKVGYIYANVRHRETPYRILADIADYFNMRIPFTGLSTGEVFNRIVKKLTNLEGVYIIVLDEIDFLVKKYGDDLLYNLTRINEQLSKSRVSIIGITNSVKMIESLDPRVKSSLSEEEIVFSPYDAKQLQDILNQRAEEAFNERALDEEVIPLCAALAAREHGDARRALDLLRVAGEIAERENRNVVTKDDVMKARVEIERDRVGDVVKTLPLHGKLIMTSILLATAMGKDYATTGDIYDNYKKLISKLGLEEITLRRVSGILSELDMLGIISGRIISRGRYGKTRVISLAAEVNAIIQALKEDPMIADLLNEVKYDDNRKNNSL